agaaagaaaaatgtttttgattGAAGTAGACCCAACCTCTCAAGGCTCCCGTGTTCGACGAAGCATTTTCCTTATTGATTCATTGGAGTACTTTGTGATTGATCAATGATACTCTTAAGTCTCTTCTCACCTCGCCTTTGAACTAGAAATTTCTCAAAGAGACAAGGATTGACGATCAAATAGTTTGGATTGAGAAAAGTTTTACTAAGAAAGGATACCGTGTCTGGTGAAGCTGGACTACAATGGAGAAAAAGCCGTCTGCTGATCCCTGCAGGAGATCAAGCGAAAAAATGGATTACTTTGTAGGCCTTGTCAATTTCTTCAGCTTAGAAACTAAAGCTGCCATTAGTGAGGGCCACCAACCTTCCTATAAGGACCTTTATTTCTACAATAAAACCAACGAAGCAAAAATTTTGGGTTTCTGTAAAGATTGGCAAAAAGTGTGGTCTTATCAACTTCTTTATTCCCCATAGAATTGCGGGGAATATTTTAAGTAACACCTTGTACCTTCTTATGGGGGTTGGATAAACATTGGTTGCTTACTTATTGGCAAATGGGACATGGAAACTGTAatgcccctaattttcttaacctaattagtgacggcAACTCATGCATGCTTAAGACTTAAGTGCgaaaattcataatcaatatttttgaaataaggCCATGGACTTACATAAATAGTTTCAAACATGAAATTCAACATTACACAGAAGTACTACAACCGTCATTCCCCTTCTCTCGAAagcagaaacaaaattttaccTGTCCAGACCCCTACAAAGTGCCTCTGATTCTCCTCCATCTATGTTGTCTGAACCCATTGAGGGGCTTCGGTGTGTTTTAATCCTTCTTCCCAAGGACAGCTCCACTTTTACTCCCAATTCCCATTTGATGGCGCTTGCTCCTTGGTTCGAAGATTGTGGCCTTTTTATTATGACCATACCAGCatgaaagaacaagaacaagttcACAACGCAGAAAGAAATTTCTATTCATAACTCTTCACAAAAAATACAGATAGGAGATTCCTCCCTCATCCTATCAATTGAGACCTGTCATTGTTGAACATAGCTGCTCGTTAGAAGCCCCATTCACAGAGAATGAAATTTGGCTTGCAGTTAAAGCATTGGGTTCTAGTAAATCCCCCAGGCCGGATGGATTCACTGCTGAATTCTTTAGAAAGTCAAACATCCTTAAACCCGACATAACAAGAGTGttcagatttttttctttcaggtATCATCAACAACAATGTCAATGAAACCTAAATTTGCTATATTCCGAATAAAACCAGTGCTAGAAAAGTTGGGGTTTATAGGCCCATAAGCTTTATCACTTGTCTTTACTAAGTCGTTGCTAGAGTCCTTTCTAATTGGCTCAAGAAAGTCCTTCCATCAACCATCATGGATTTTTAATCAGCCTTTGTTGAAGGAAGACAAATTTTGGATGCATCATTCATTGCCATTGCATTGGAGATTGGCATAGAAAGTGGACTAAAGGGGTGGTCATCAAACTTGATGTAGAAAAAGCCTTTGGCAGGGCTGATTGGGATTTTTCTGATGAAATGTTGAGAGTCAAAAGGTTTGGATCCAAATGGAGGTTATGGATCAAAGGTTGCGTATCATCAACCAACTTGTCCACCATCATCAACTGTTAACCAAGGGGAAAAAATAAAGCCACAGCCTTTGTCAAGGTGACCCTTCGTCTCCTTTCCTCTTCATCATTGTGATAGATCGTCTTAACAGGTTCTTGTCCTTGACAGCTAATCATGACTTCATTGAAGGTTATATTCTGGACAACGGTTCCACTCAAATCAATCATCTATTGTTTGTCAATGACAATTATTTTCTCCCCCAACAAAAAAGATGATATCAATAATCTCCGTAGCTTGATTTACCTTTTTGAAGAAGCTTCTGGTTTTAGGCATAAATCTGAGTTTTTGGGCATCAACTGCAATGTTGTTTGTGTGGATTCTGTTGCCAACAAATTTGTGTGCAAGGTGGGTGAATGGCCAACTGCTTACTTGGGGCTCCCCTTTATATGGAAAACCTTCTCAATTATTTTGGGAACCTATTATAGACAACATTAAGAAGATGCTCTATTCTTGGCAACACAATTTCCTTTCCGAAGGTGATAGATCGACCGACCTTATTGAATGTCACATTGTCTAATCTGTCAGTTTATTTCTTATGGTCTAAAAGATCTTTATTCTTCCAAAGGAGTAATAAAAATGAGTCTTCACTTGCAAGTAGGTCTCACCAAAGATTTTGTATTGATAATTTATCCAATTGAATGTTGTTTTTCGGCTATTCACTGACAGTTTCATGGAGTAATTTGTCACATAAAATGCCTGTCCCATTAGTTTGGTAGTGAGAAAAATACCAGCTAAGTTTCCCTTGAATATGCTTGGATGTCAAGTAAGTTGTTTGATCGTTTATTTCTTCTAGGGTGGGGGACCATATTATCTGATAGGTCGTGCCCTTGGTCCAGAGGTTGGAGTTAGCATTGGGCTATGTTTCTTTCTCGGAAATGCAGTTGCTGGTGCTCTGTGAGTATAAATGCTTAATTTAACTTTGATGGTCGTCGATATATGTGATTGGTATAATATTGAAGACTTCAGAGTTGTAGTAGTCTTACTATTCTTTTATTGTTAgctgctttttttttcctttttaagtttaaatttgcATTAGCTCTGTATTTATGTTAACTTTGCCTTCTCTCCATCTGTTGGTTCAGTTATGTGTTGGGAGCTGTAGAAACATTTTTGAATGCTGTACCAGCTGCAGGGCTATTCAGAGGTGATGATGAGTCTTTGCTGCTAGTATATAGACATGAACTGTTCTTTATTTACTTAGCCTTTTTATATTGTTATCAGTTGTGGATCTCTTAGTTTTCATTATAACtcaatatcaaatttttagtttctaatttctatttaggataaatgaataaaagtatccctaaactttcaaaatttaccaATAGGTATTTTTGGaacacttttaaaagttaaaagggaATTTTTTAGAActcttttgaaagtttaaggatatttttgaaacaaaatattaatggtttccatccaaaactaatggtaaaggtatttttaaacatttttttaaaagttgaaggatattttgagacattttttgaagtttgagagtattattgaaacttttgaaagtttaggggtATTTTTGAGACAAAGTATAAAGTTCtagggtatttttattaatttagttttctatttataGCAAGGATATATTTGTCTGATCTGAGAGGTTGTTATAATTTTACATATGAAACATTATTACTATAGTTTAGTTTCTCGAAGACACGGTGGCTTTCTTTTTACAACGAAGTAATGTCATTTTTAAGTAATAATCATGGTTTTCTACATCACTACAGTGGagaatgttttcttttatataaaactaaataatatcatataatagGTGGAATTGCAACTAAGGATTGGATGGCAATCTAATTTAATACAATGGACTCTTGCAAAAGCATATGGAGTTCTATAATGCTGGTTTAGATAGTATCGATATTGGAAGCTTTGTTATAAGAATATCTCACCAGCTTCTCCTTTAAGTTAAATGTTTTCACATTGTAATTTGTGCTATTGTCTATTCCAAAACAGTATGGCATTTTTCATCAGCAAGACAAATTCTAGATATTTTATGGCATTCTAGATATTTTTCATCAGCAAGACAAATTCTATCAGAGAGATCTGTTGCAGTACGTTGATCATTTTGTTATTGCGATGCAGAGACTGTAACAAAAGTTAATGGAACAACTGTTGCAGCACCAATACAAAGTCCAAGTTCACATGACTTGCAAGTTTATGGCATTATTGTGACGATTCTTCTGTGCTTCATTGTATTTGGTGGTGTGAAAATGATTAATAGGGTTGCTCCTGCTTTCCTTATTCCAGTCTTGTTCTCAGTGGTTAGCATATTTCTTGGAATTTTTGTGGCAAGAAAAAACAACCCTTCAGgtgacttttttatttttaatgcataataatttcttatgaGCATGTCCTTTTAAATATGTGAGCCGCATGTACACCTGACTGTTCTTTAAGTTTGCATTCTGCATCTTGCAAATTGTCAACCTGCCAGATTTCAAGCGCTACAATTACCTCTAAAGTTGAATGGAGATGTGTTACAAATGTCTGCCTAGTTGATTCTTCGGACTCTTTTCTAGTATAAATTATTGTGGGTACCTAGAGGTCTTGATTAACTTATGTGTGCATCTCGGCTTGTCTTTTAGATACAACTAGCTATCTCAAAATGTTATTAAACTTGTCGAAAGATTAGCCTAAGTAAGGAGAATTATTTAGTTACTTAGTATTTAGAGACTTATTCAGATTTATTGTTAGTAGTATTTAGGGATTTTGATTTACTTGGTcgaccttttttttcttaaagatttcttttctctttctcattgtttttaaaaaacaagtaATAATACCTAGTTGACATTTTGcagcaaaaaataaaagatttgtgTTGGACTTTTTCGTATGCTTTAAATTagcattaaataaaattgtatgagACCTTGGATGTAACAATACTTCATACATATTTAACCATCAGTTGGCCAGGGTCTTTCAACAATGCTATAGCGAGTTAAGTTTTccaatataattataatgaaGGTCATTTAATTTTTCGTCTCTTTTATCAAAGGTATACATAATATAGTGGAGGAATTGAATTGGTGCTTTCTTTGCTATGTTCTTCAGATGGCATCACAGGATTGAGTTTGGaatcttttaaagaaaattggaGTTCAGATTATCAGATGACGAACAGTGCTGGAATTCCTGATCCTTTAGGAAAAGTCTATTGGAATTTCAAGTAAGggttggattttatttttccagcTTTTGCATATATTGAGTTAAAATTACATATTACTTTTTCTGAATTTCTACAGTATGGAGTCCAAATTGTCTTTCCGCTTATGTGAGAGCTGTttgttttattgaaattaggaTTGTCGGATATTGGATTTAGTTGCCATTGATCCTAAAGCAAAGCTGTTACAGTACCCATTTATTTGCATTACTATTACTGGTCATATTTTTAGcttcttctgttcttttttttttttttttttttttttttttttttttttttttttttttttttttttttNGCGTTCAATTCCTATTGGAACATTGGCTGCAACTCTGACAACAACTGCATTATATCTGGTCTCTGTGTTGTTGTTTGGAGCACTGGCAACTAGAGAGAAATTGTTGACAGATAGGTAAAATATGTCATAATACCAAGTGAATTGATGTAAATGTTAGATCATTGGAAATTCTGATACATGACTATTTGAGTGGCTTATAGCGAGTGAGGCACTGCATTATccattattcatttattactatttgcTAGTGAGTGATTTGGATGGGAAAGATCTCTGACATTGGTCAAATCCTTGAGAATATGCGACAGCTGAAGCATTATGTTTTTTCCCCTACAAATCATTGTTAGGCATCAGATTCAAAATTGTAGTATAAATAGAAAGTTGAGCAGTCCTTAGAGATGGGAGGGTGGAATTTGATACTAATACATTATTTATGTAGGCTTCGGTTGAGCAGTTCAGAATGTTTCTATACTGAACCAAAATTTCTTATGTAGGCTTCTTACTGCTACGGTTGCTTGGCCTTTCCCAGCACTTATTTATGTTGGAATTATTTTATCAACCCTTGGAGCTGCTCTTCAGAGTCTGACAGGAGCCCCTCGCTTACTAGCAGCCATAGCCAATGATGATATATTGCCTATTCTAAACTATTTTAAAGTAGCAGATGGCAGTGAGCCATACTTTGCAACCCTCTTTACTGCATTTCTCTGCATCGGATGTGTGATAATTGGGAATCTTGATCTTATCACACCAACTGTAACCATGTTTTTCCTACTTTGTTATGCTGGTGTGAACTTATCCTGCTTCCTTTTGGACCTACTAGACGCTCCCAGTTGGCGTCCACGCTGGAGATTCCATCATTGGAGCCTCTCTCTTCTTGGAGCATCACTTTGTGTAGGTATGCTATACTTTCAAATATGTAGTGAGTGATATTTTTAGAATCAAGtgctttttattgtttagttTTTCTGATTTTAGCTCAGaaactttctattttattcCATTACTTGAAATCTCAGAGTATCTATTTGGCGCACTACTCTACAAAAAGTAGCTATAATAAAGAGAAATCTTTAACgttttttttccccattttaTTTAAGTGCGTACAATTGCTAATAAATTCAATGATGAATAGCATTATAATTCGTGCAACATAGTCAACAAATTCTTGTATGTTCTACTtgttatgaatgaaaaataaggtaatatttttctttctgatGTTTCTATCGGACACGTGACTAATTGCATTCCCAAAATCTAAGGATCGAAATATTTGCATCAACTAACTGTTATTTATTGGACATGAGATACGTTTTGCTAGTCATTAGAACCATTTATTTGCCTGTCATCTCCTGCATGGCTCTCTCTGTCCCTCCCTCCGAACCATTATGAGATGTCatttaatcaatttctttcttctttgtttacAGTGATAATGTTCTTGATCTCGTGGTCATTCACGATAGTGTCTCTAGCCCTTGCCAGCCTTCTATATTATTATGTATGCCTTAGGGGTAAGGCTGGGGACTGGGGTGATGGTTTCAAGAGTGCATATTTTCAACTTGCTCTTCGCAGTCTTCGTTCACTTGGAGGTGAGCATAATACCTATAAACACTATCTTGACTATAGTTTTTGGGTCATTTGCTTTATGGTAGTGTTTTTGGTTTCATTTAATTTGGATGTTCATCTATAACTTGTTCTGTTGTGGAGAACCATTTGCACTGTTATAGATAGGTTCGGTTATTAGCTTTGTAATTACTGATCGTGGAAAGGCAGTGGGAAGGGGTATGGTAACCTGAATTCtttttaaggatttttttCGCTGCATGCTTTCACTTTGTTATAGAGCTTTGTATCTGCTTTAACTATGGGGACTTACTAGGTCTTAGACCAGGAATTTGGCTTACCAATCATGTTAAAGTTTAGTAGAATTTGCTTACCATTAATGTTAATGTTCCAACTCCTAGGAATCCGTAATGTTCGGTTTGTCCAAGGTTAACAGTTCTCTTTTTATGCTGGGAGTCATACAGGACGtgcctttctttcttcttctccttcgtTGTTTGCGAGTTTGATGACCCGTTCGCTATCTTTGGCTTACATATGAGTGGATGTACTGCTGTAGATGTTTGTTACTGTTGTTAATATAGCAGTATTTTTATATTGCAGCTAGCCAAGTCCACCCAAAGAATTGGTATCCCATTCCCTTGATATTTTGCCGGCCATGGGGAAAGCTGCCAGAAAATGTACCCTGTCACCCTAAACTTGCAGATTTTGCAAACTGCATGAAGAAAAAAGGCCGTGGAATGTCCATATTTGTCTCCATTCTAGATGGAGATTACCATGAACGGGTTGAAGATGCAAAAGCTGCCTGCAAGCAGCTTGCTACATATATTGATTACAAACGCTGTGAAGGTGTGGCAGAGATTGTTGTGGCTCCCACAATGTCTGAAGGTTTCAGGGGGATCGTTCAGACGATGGGTCTCGGAAATCTCAAGCCAAATATTGTAGTGATGCGATATCCAGAAATATGGCGTCGTGAAAATCTAATAGAAATTCCGACTACTTTTGTTGGAATAATTAACGACTGCATTGATGCTAACAAAGCAGTTGTCATTGTTAAGGGTCTGGATGAATGGCCTAATGAATTTCAGAGGCAGTATGGAACTATCGACTTGTACTGGATTGTGAGAGATGGTGGTCTTATGCTTCTCCTCTCTCAGCTTCTCCTTACAAAGGAGACCTTTGAAAGCTGTAAGATTCAGGTGTTCTGCATTGCAGAGGAGGATTCCGACGCGGAGGGCCTCAAAGCTGATGTCAAAAAGTTTTTATATGATCTTCGGATGCAAGCTGAGGTGATCGTTATAACGATAAAATCATGGGACACGCAAGTGGAGGGCGCGCAACCAGACGAATCAATGGAAGCCTTCACTGCTGCTCAAGGGAGGATTGCTAGTTATTTAGGTGAAATGAAGGCAGCAGCTAAGAGCAGAGGTACCACACTCATGGCTGATGGGAAGCCTGTCAGTGTGAATGAGCAGCAGGTTGGGAAGTTTCTAAATACAACTCTCAAGTTGAACTCGACAATTCTGAGATACTCGAGGATGGCTGCTGTCGTGCTCGTTAGCCTCCCGCCACCTCCTGTCGACCATCCCGCATACTTCTATATGGAGTACTTGGATTTGTTGGTTGAGAACGTGCCTCGGCTCTTGATCGTTAGAGGATACCGCAGAGACGTTGTAACTTTGTTCACTTAAGTTTCAGTTTCTTGCTTACTTCAGTGTTAATTCCTTGATTGCTGTTCATATTGACTTccatttttacctttttttaccttttcttttcttccaagTCTTGTAGCATTTTAGATTACAATCATTCTTTGTACTATCCATCACAGGTCTTCTTTTTCAGCTTTGTATTACCATATTAGTCtcagaaattttgaaattaaatagccATTATCGAGATGCAGTTAACCTTTTGTAAGACTTTTATGCTATCAGACATTAGTCATTGAATTTGTACTTGAAAAAGCTCCCAAAGATTTCATTTCTCACTTTTGTTACTTCTTATGACTCGAGAACTCGACTCACTTGAACTAGTCAATCCAAACcataaaagttgggttgggttaaaaaaaattcggTTTGTATTgagttgattttttaaaaacaaaaaatttgagtttgtttGTGATGtgacttctctctctctctctgcgtATCAACTTCTCCCCctcgaaaatagagttacaattCAACATTACTGCCCTTTTAATAACCAATGTTAGTGATGTGTTGTGATTTATGAATGTATGAATGTTTTATATcgagttttatgagattttgattatgataattaggatttctttaaatagttaaacaaaatcatttgataactcaactcaatccaacttaactcgaaaatagagagaTGGGTAACTCAATCCAACTTTTGATTATGAAATTGATGCTAGACGAATGGATAAGGTAAATAGGGTCAAGTCAGAGAGGCCAGCAAGATTCATGAGACTGAACTCCGGAACCAGAACCTTAACCAAGAGGACGGTGTCGACCATTATAGAGAATTCGACAGACAAGACTACGGATATCAAGCTTAGTGAAAAAGAGTCGAGTTGTGAATTTTATAGTTGTTGGAGTCACTCAATCAAACTGACCCAAGCGGAACACAATTCATAACCTACAAACAAGAATCAAGCGGAACACAGAACAGCAAAGAGTTGGCTCAATTGAACACCGAGAAACTAAATATCATGAACGAATCCCTAATcgtaggaaaagaaaatgataaagcACCAAAATCAAACTCCTGCAAAGCAACCAGCGCTCATAGATAGTTCAAATCAAACGTATAGGGAAAGAGAGAATCAGGAGGGGAGACGTAACCCTAATGCAGGAATTCAAGCTTTTCCGAATCGAAATCAGTTTTCAGACAAAATTGCTAGAAAACGACAACGAAGGAAGCCATGGATACTGCGAGCTCTCCACAGCCAGAGGAGAAAACGATAAATCTGGGAGGGGTAAGGTCGTAAAATCACAATAATTggtaatttagaaaaaaaaatttggaccaTTTCTCGATTTGTGCGTGTCATCCTTGCgcaggggccatgctaatctTCTCTGTATCGTTCCAATTTTATCGGATGTCCCCGAAGGGACGACCTCTCGGTATCGCCTACACAATATAAACGCTTAATAGATATAAAACTAAGCGATGTGGGATAGTAAGAGATTGGGCCATGCCTAGGCCCATattaattgttatttattacgaatatttattttccttgttCATTTACATTTCAAAAGGCATTAAATATGgaacattttatttatgcTCTGTTTGCGataaattacttcaaatttcagaattttaaaatataaaaataattacaaattccAAAATATAATAGGATATAAACGGGttcctaaaccctaaataatTACTATTGTCATAGTCGACTCCTACAACCATTTCTTAAAAACAGTATTCTAGACCTATTTGCCTTCCACTATCacgtgtttttctttcactatCGAGTGTTTATCttcaagatttcaaattttaaattttaaaaagtgttgTAATTTGTacttataaatgaaaatattttaatgagagttttcaagaaatttgttgacaataactttcaaatttggtACGATGGGTATGTAATTTGAATTCTACTTATATTCAGGTTCACTCGATCAATAGTGAATATTCATGTAGTAAGTTAGTTTTTGAGAAGTGAAAATTATGAGTTTTGAGAATTATTGTAGCGACCCGACCCGCTTTCAATGCATGAGAATACAAATTATTATAACAATACTAGTAAGTTTTAAAGGTGTACCCAACAGAATTCATTCACAAACCAAGGGTTGAGGGTGTTTCAAAAGTTATAAACGAGTAGTTCACAAAACTCGGATTAACGTACCCTCCGCAACCACACGGCTCAACACGTCCCTCACTATGGTTAGTAAGCTACTGGTCAcctggaaaataaaatatagtaatagTGAGTATTAATATACTCCGTAAGCAATCTACTTATGAGCTCTCGTCAAACTAAATTCATATACACGCactttgaagtttgaagttgtGTGCTCATACCCCCTAGAGTTAGCCAAAATTGTGGCTCAAAGTCTATGCTAACCTTTTATGgttcatatatatttaaaccCCTATGCATACCTCCTTTAAGGAGTGATCTAAAACTCTGAGTTTTACGTAGTCAACCTTGGGCTAAATGCATATTGAGTCACTGTAACCCTAGAAAGGCCCTAGGTTAATTCTCAAATGTATGGAGGAGCCCCTTTGCTCTAAAAACGATGATCGTACTCCACACGTGTATACCTACTGGGCTCCATTCGGATGATTCTTCCTAGTGGTGTCGAGCAACAACTACCTGTTCATAGGACTAGTAAACTACCTGTCAAATTGCCTTTACAAGCTAGAACAGTAAACTACCTATTCATACCACCCTCCCCAGGTTAGAACGGTAAACTACTTGCCTTAGGAATAGTAACTACATATTCACTACTTTCTCAAGCTAGAAGGGTAAACTACTTGTTCATACCATCCTCCTCGAGTTGGAAAAGTATAAAGTCATGACTCTCTAGGCATGACCAGGCTAAGGCTAAGGCTAACTCAGTAGTAGTATACCTCCATGATTCCTAGAATTCCTATGTGGGTAACACCAAGTAGACCTTAATTCCTATTGGTACCTAGTCATGGCCTTAAAGTCATGGCCTTAAACATTCTTACAAGGTACCTAGTCAATCCAAAACAGTCCGTAAAGCAAACAACTAGATTCTAGGACCAAATAACGTAAAACAAGCCGTTCATGATCTAACATAATCATAACAAACACTCACCAGGTTGGCACGCCTTAAGAAACAGCGTTCCCTTTCCATTTTAGAAAGAAGAGCAAGCAAATAGCCATGGCAGGGCAGTCTTTTGGAGGCCTATAGTGCAGAATCTATTGTCACTCCATGAGGGTTCATCTGTTCATTATGTCAAGGGTGTCAACTACTTCCCCTGTGCTGTGAGGGGGAAGCGATCAAATGCGATCAAATGCTTGGTATCTTCTTGGATCATCGGATGATGTTGTCACAGTTTGAGCTGAATGAACAAATATTTGATGCTTATGATCTTGGTGAATAGCAACAATAAGTTGACATCTTCTTGGATCTCCCTGAAAGAAACACCATTCAATTACAAATCCCAGATAAACAAAAATCCCAATACTATCTTGTTCTACATAAACCCAGATCCAATTCCAGAGCATTTTGTTTACGTTACTTGTTCGCAATCATATTCCATGGCCAAGCAAGATAGAAGAAACGTATTCAATTCATAACCTACAAACAAGAATGAAGCGGAACACATAGTACAGCAAAGAGTTGACTCAATTGAATACTGAGAAACTAAAAATCACGAACGAAACCCTAATTGGATGCTCCATCCGTCTTCCTcgtaggaaaagaaaatgataaagcACCAAAATCCAACTCAAACCAGCACTCATAGACAGCTTAAATCAAACGTAtaggaaaagagagaatcagGAAAGGAGACGTAACCCTAATGCAGGAATTCAAGCTTTTCCGCACCGAAATCAGTTGGTTAGGACAAAATTGCTAGAAAACGAGCTTATGCATGCAACTTGAAAGtagaaaaatatggaaaacccaaaaataaatagaaaccGATGAATACTTACGGTGTCGGAAGAAGACGACGACCAAGAAGGAAGCCATGGATACTGCGAGCTCTCCACGGCCAGAGGAGAAAACGATAAATCTGGGAGGGGTAAGGTCGTAAAATCACAACAATTggtaatttagaaaaaaaatttagaccATTTCTCGATTTGTGCGTGTCATCCTTGCccaggggccatgctaatctTCTCTGTATCGTTCCAATTTTATCGGATGTCCCCGAAGGGACAATCGCTTGGTATCGCCTACACAATATAAACGCCTAATATATCTAAAACTAAGCGATGTGGGATAGTAAGAGATTTGGCTGGCCCATattaattgttatttattacgaatatttattttctttgttcatttACATTTCAAAAGGCATTAAAAATGgaacattttatttatgcTCTGTTTGAGataaattacttcaaatttcagaattttaaaatataaaaataattacaaattccCATCTACTCTTGATGGCAAACAGCGTGGtccaaaatataattagatTGACACGTGTCCATCGTCATAATCActaatacaaatatttcttaaaacttGTTTCATATAGTTACTTATCTTATACTACTTTTACGGTATTCTAGACCCATTTTCCTTCACTATCACGTGTGTTTAACATAAggatttcaaatttcaaaacgtGTCGCAATTTGTACCTTCTTATAAAGTCTcactttaatgaaaatattttcctaACATATAATGAACCACAAAAACACGA
This genomic interval from Cucurbita pepo subsp. pepo cultivar mu-cu-16 chromosome LG20, ASM280686v2, whole genome shotgun sequence contains the following:
- the LOC111782946 gene encoding LOW QUALITY PROTEIN: cation-chloride cotransporter 1-like (The sequence of the model RefSeq protein was modified relative to this genomic sequence to represent the inferred CDS: substituted 1 base at 1 genomic stop codon); the protein is MDNGDIESGEEEFHGQRGRKYRPVEAHDRAVLEMSSMDPGASSSSSSVPPISLKNVKVDSQTGTETDGNSPTRIEVDGPQRESKLEFFGFDSLVNILGLKSMMGEQIQAPTSPRDGENISITQGLPKTTEVKSGTLMGVFIPCLQNILGIIYFIRFTWIVGMAGIGESLVLVSFCGLCTFLTSISLSAIATNGAMKGGGPYYLIGRALGPEVGVSIGLCFFLGNAVAGALYVLGAVETFLNAVPAAGLFRETVTKVNGTTVAAPIQSPSSHDLQVYGIIVTILLCFIVFGGVKMINRVAPAFLIPVLFSVVSIFLGIFVARKNNPSDGITGLSLESFKENWSSDYQMTNSAGIPDPLGKVYWNFKXGLDFIFPAFAYIELKLHITXRSIPIGTLAATLTTTALYLVSVLLFGALATREKLLTDRLLTATVAWPFPALIYVGIILSTLGAALQSLTGAPRLLAAIANDDILPILNYFKVADGSEPYFATLFTAFLCIGCVIIGNLDLITPTVTMFFLLCYAGVNLSCFLLDLLDAPSWRPRWRFHHWSLSLLGASLCVVIMFLISWSFTIVSLALASLLYYYVCLRGKAGDWGDGFKSAYFQLALRSLRSLGASQVHPKNWYPIPLIFCRPWGKLPENVPCHPKLADFANCMKKKGRGMSIFVSILDGDYHERVEDAKAACKQLATYIDYKRCEGVAEIVVAPTMSEGFRGIVQTMGLGNLKPNIVVMRYPEIWRRENLIEIPTTFVGIINDCIDANKAVVIVKGLDEWPNEFQRQYGTIDLYWIVRDGGLMLLLSQLLLTKETFESCKIQVFCIAEEDSDAEGLKADVKKFLYDLRMQAEVIVITIKSWDTQVEGAQPDESMEAFTAAQGRIASYLGEMKAAAKSRGTTLMADGKPVSVNEQQVGKFLNTTLKLNSTILRYSRMAAVVLVSLPPPPVDHPAYFYMEYLDLLVENVPRLLIVRGYRRDVVTLFT